The Vitis vinifera cultivar Pinot Noir 40024 chromosome 12, ASM3070453v1 genome has a segment encoding these proteins:
- the LOC100266088 gene encoding mannan endo-1,4-beta-mannosidase 2 isoform X1, translated as MQRERMMAGNGLFYPIIGFASVFAFIYMSFGDLKINLSEETKMSFVGRNGTQFMVDGKVFYINGWNSYWLMDQAVDEYSKPRVRAMLQAGAKMGLTVCRTWAFNDGAYHALQISPGRFDERVFKALDHVIAEARKQGIRLLLTLVNNLQAYGGKTQYVNWAWQEGIGLSSSNDSFFFDPSIRIYFKNYVKAVLTRKNSITGIEYRNDPTIFGWELINEPRCMSDASGDTLQDWLEEMSAYVKSIDKKHLLTIGLEGFYGPNSPKRLTVNPAEWAATLGADFIRNSKISTIDFASAHIYPDHWFHGQEFEAELKYVSKWMLSHIEDGEKELKKPVMFTEFGFSTDNKNFHPSKRDRFFKTVFDVMYQSARKNGAGAGSFVWQFLVGGMEEYNDDFGIVPWERPATYRLITEHTCRLARIQGGLAQQKASLKDLCSRRR; from the exons ATGCAGAGAGAAAGAATGATGGCAGGAAATGGGTTGTTTTACCCAATTATTGGGTTTGCATCAGTCTTTGCATTCATCTACATGTCTTTTGGAGACTTGAAGATCAATTTGTCTGAAGAAACAAAGATGAGCTTTGTGGGGAGGAATGGTACTCAGTTCATGGTGGATGGGAAAGTGTTTTACATTAATGGGTGGAACTCTTATTGGTTGATGGACCAAGCTGTGGATGAGTATAGCAAACCCAGGGTCAGGGCGATGCTGCAGGCAGGGGCAAAGATGGGTCTCACTGTTTGTCGCACTTGGGCATTTAACGATGGAGCCTACCATGCTCTCCAGATCTCACCTGGCCGGTTCGATGAGCGAGTCTTCAAG GCTTTGGATCATGTCATTGCAGAAGCAAGAAAACAGGGAATCAGGCTGCTCCTCACCTTAGTTAATAACTTGCAAGCATATGGTGGGAAAACTCAGTACGTCAATTGGGCATGGCAAGAAGGCATTGGTTTGAGCTCCTCCAATGATTCATTCTTCTTTGACCCATCTATCCGTATTTATTTCAAGAATTATGTCAAG GCTGTGTTGACAAGGAAGAACTCCATCACTGGGATTGAGTATAGAAATGATCCCACCATCTTTGGATGGGAATTGATAAATGAACCCCGTTGCATGTCCGATGCTTCAGGTGACACTCTCCAA GATTGGTTAGAAGAAATGTCAGCTTACGTGAAATCAATTGACAAGAAACATCTACTTACCATAGGCCTCGAAGGATTCTACGGTCCAAACTCCCCCAAAAGGCTCACTGTGAACCCAGCAGAGTGGGCAGCAACCCTTGGAGCTGATTTTATCCGCAATTCCAAGATCTCAACCATTGATTTTGCCTCTGCTCATATCTATCCTGACCACTG GTTTCATGGTCAAGAATTTGAAGCTGAACTAAAATACGTCTCCAAATGGATGCTGTCTCACATTGAAGATGGTGAAAAGGAACTGAAGAAGCCTGTCATGTTCACAGAATTTGGGTTCTCAACCGATAACAAGAACTTCCATCCATCTAAGCGAGATCGGTTTTTCAAGACTGTTTTCGATGTCATGTATCAATCTGCAAGGAAAAATGGGGCTGGAGCAGGTTCCTTTGTTTGGCAGTTCCTGGTCGGAGGAATGGAAGAGTATAACGATGACTTTGGGATCGTTCCATGGGAAAGACCAGCAACTTATCGGTTGATAACTGAACATACATGCAGGCTGGCGAGAATCCAGGGAGGACTGGCTCAACAGAAGGCAAGTTTGAAAGATTTATGTTCAAGGAGACGATGA
- the LOC100266088 gene encoding mannan endo-1,4-beta-mannosidase 2 isoform X2, with the protein MMAGNGLFYPIIGFASVFAFIYMSFGDLKINLSEETKMSFVGRNGTQFMVDGKVFYINGWNSYWLMDQAVDEYSKPRVRAMLQAGAKMGLTVCRTWAFNDGAYHALQISPGRFDERVFKALDHVIAEARKQGIRLLLTLVNNLQAYGGKTQYVNWAWQEGIGLSSSNDSFFFDPSIRIYFKNYVKAVLTRKNSITGIEYRNDPTIFGWELINEPRCMSDASGDTLQDWLEEMSAYVKSIDKKHLLTIGLEGFYGPNSPKRLTVNPAEWAATLGADFIRNSKISTIDFASAHIYPDHWFHGQEFEAELKYVSKWMLSHIEDGEKELKKPVMFTEFGFSTDNKNFHPSKRDRFFKTVFDVMYQSARKNGAGAGSFVWQFLVGGMEEYNDDFGIVPWERPATYRLITEHTCRLARIQGGLAQQKASLKDLCSRRR; encoded by the exons ATGATGGCAGGAAATGGGTTGTTTTACCCAATTATTGGGTTTGCATCAGTCTTTGCATTCATCTACATGTCTTTTGGAGACTTGAAGATCAATTTGTCTGAAGAAACAAAGATGAGCTTTGTGGGGAGGAATGGTACTCAGTTCATGGTGGATGGGAAAGTGTTTTACATTAATGGGTGGAACTCTTATTGGTTGATGGACCAAGCTGTGGATGAGTATAGCAAACCCAGGGTCAGGGCGATGCTGCAGGCAGGGGCAAAGATGGGTCTCACTGTTTGTCGCACTTGGGCATTTAACGATGGAGCCTACCATGCTCTCCAGATCTCACCTGGCCGGTTCGATGAGCGAGTCTTCAAG GCTTTGGATCATGTCATTGCAGAAGCAAGAAAACAGGGAATCAGGCTGCTCCTCACCTTAGTTAATAACTTGCAAGCATATGGTGGGAAAACTCAGTACGTCAATTGGGCATGGCAAGAAGGCATTGGTTTGAGCTCCTCCAATGATTCATTCTTCTTTGACCCATCTATCCGTATTTATTTCAAGAATTATGTCAAG GCTGTGTTGACAAGGAAGAACTCCATCACTGGGATTGAGTATAGAAATGATCCCACCATCTTTGGATGGGAATTGATAAATGAACCCCGTTGCATGTCCGATGCTTCAGGTGACACTCTCCAA GATTGGTTAGAAGAAATGTCAGCTTACGTGAAATCAATTGACAAGAAACATCTACTTACCATAGGCCTCGAAGGATTCTACGGTCCAAACTCCCCCAAAAGGCTCACTGTGAACCCAGCAGAGTGGGCAGCAACCCTTGGAGCTGATTTTATCCGCAATTCCAAGATCTCAACCATTGATTTTGCCTCTGCTCATATCTATCCTGACCACTG GTTTCATGGTCAAGAATTTGAAGCTGAACTAAAATACGTCTCCAAATGGATGCTGTCTCACATTGAAGATGGTGAAAAGGAACTGAAGAAGCCTGTCATGTTCACAGAATTTGGGTTCTCAACCGATAACAAGAACTTCCATCCATCTAAGCGAGATCGGTTTTTCAAGACTGTTTTCGATGTCATGTATCAATCTGCAAGGAAAAATGGGGCTGGAGCAGGTTCCTTTGTTTGGCAGTTCCTGGTCGGAGGAATGGAAGAGTATAACGATGACTTTGGGATCGTTCCATGGGAAAGACCAGCAACTTATCGGTTGATAACTGAACATACATGCAGGCTGGCGAGAATCCAGGGAGGACTGGCTCAACAGAAGGCAAGTTTGAAAGATTTATGTTCAAGGAGACGATGA
- the LOC100243770 gene encoding uncharacterized protein LOC100243770, with translation MEGPNGSLARWWPKAQWASQRGPLDPGRSPFHPWGYFQVSPSPNLKTPHQSRRPRNHFPTFFFTLAPKLPAKLFHRRGHRDFYIYVCTPDQPHLPSHPRLCHPKSPNSRPTAMVVPLGPGKFYGGSLPRPRIYTDVKFNSSRVDPPVPVLDPFLSWAEEAHWSMGGLNFKRHRLQGRIEGSIKKLRAERERLMRKAKRVAKGSPPSIAVKIDDSVGGERLSPSSPCVSPPPAPVAVKRRRFVVDDDEEDDEEELVRRKLARKLGDDFDKVAPENVKGKGLISADSAKTGGGPVNSVARRTRSRRSEEHNSNDGVMEVVEQARRSSPRGKKLKGDESKGSGEKKGSPTSGISSSPRTSPRLSKRKSS, from the coding sequence ATGGAAGGGCCCAATGGATCTCTAGCACGGTGGTGGCCAAAGGCCCAATGGGCCTCTCAGCGTGGACCATTGGACCCTGGACGGAGCCCATTTCACCCATGGGGCTACTTTCAAGTTTCACCAAGCCCTAACCTCAAAACACCACATCAGTCTCGCCGCCCGCGGAACCACttccccacttttttttttacgttGGCGCCAAAACTTCCCGCCAAACTCTTCCATCGCCGCGGCCACCGCGatttctatatatatgtatgcacGCCAGATCAACCACACCTTCCATCTCACCCACGTCTCTGCCACCCTAAATCTCCCAATAGCCGCCCAACAGCCATGGTTGTGCCGCTCGGCCCCGGAAAATTCTACGGTGGCAGTCTTCCCCGCCCCCGCATCTACACCGACGTCAAGTTCAACTCTTCCCGGGTTGATCCGCCTGTACCGGTTCTCGATCCGTTTCTTTCATGGGCAGAGGAAGCTCATTGGTCCATGGGTGGCCTAAACTTCAAGCGCCACAGACTCCAAGGCCGCATCGAAGGCAGCATCAAGAAGCTCCGAGCAGAGCGCGAAAGGCTCATGAGGAAAGCCAAGAGAGTTGCCAAGGGCTCGCCTCCAAGCATCGCCGTTAAAATTGACGATAGCGTTGGCGGAGAGCGGTTGTCTCCCTCCTCACCTTGTGTTTCGCCTCCTCCGGCTCCTGTGGCAGTGAAGCGGCGGCGTTTTGTGGTGGATGACGATGAGGAAGATGATGAAGAGGAGTTGGTGCGGCGGAAGCTGGCGAGGAAGCTTGGGGATGATTTTGATAAGGTAGCCCCGGAGAACGTGAAAGGGAAAGGGTTAATTAGTGCTGATTCGGCCAAAACTGGGGGAGGTCCAGTGAATTCGGTGGCGAGGCGGACTCGAAGCCGGAGGTCCGAGGAGCACAACTCTAACGACGGTGTTATGGAGGTGGTTGAACAGGCGAGAAGGTCAAGCCCTAGGGGTAAGAAATTGAAGGGAGACGAGAGTAAAGGCAGTGGAGAGAAAAAGGGTTCTCCTACCAGTGGGATCAGTTCATCACCCAGAACTTCACCTAGGCTATCAAAGCGAAAATCGAGCTAG